One region of Triticum aestivum cultivar Chinese Spring chromosome 6B, IWGSC CS RefSeq v2.1, whole genome shotgun sequence genomic DNA includes:
- the LOC123139729 gene encoding receptor-like protein EIX2, whose protein sequence is MIKLALLIRGTALLLCLLICRAASTSHGPASASRACIGDERDALLSFKASLLDPAGRLSSWQGDDYCRWKGVQCSNRTGHIIKISLGSIDKYGHTSRWLSLSAGEMSSSLATLQHLRYLDLSRNYFNGTSIPVFLASLKNLRYLDLSYVGFTGTIPSQLGNLSKLQYLDVSWNSFDSDSYPVNLAWLPRLSSLSHLDMSGVDLSFSKDWQMVNMLPSLKVLCLSSCELNLPVSASMSHSNLTHVEILDLSYNKLYTNSLKHAWFWNLTSLEELSSLGRGHS, encoded by the coding sequence ATGATTAAGCTTGCGCTCCTCATCCGAGGAACTGCGTTGCTCCTTTGCCTATTGATCTGCCGAGCAGCATCCACTTCCCATGGTCCAGCGAGTGCATCAAGAGCCTGCATTGGCGACGAGCGAGATGCGCTTCTGTCCTTCAAGGCAAGCCTCCTGGACCCTGCTGGTCGTCTGTCATCATGGCAGGGCGACGACTATTGTCGATGGAAGGGAGTCCAGTGCAGCAACAGAACTGGCCATATCATCAAGATCAGCCTCGGCAGCATCGACAAGTATGGCCACACGAGCAGATGGTTGAGCTTGTCAGCAGGAGAGATGAGCTCTTCTTTGGCTACTTTACAACACCTGAGGTATCTTGATCTGAGCAGGAATTACTTCAACGGCACAAGCATCCCTGTGTtcttggcttctctcaagaacctAAGGTATCTCGACCTCTCGTATGTTGGATTCACAGGAACAATACCTTCCCAACTTGGCAATCTCTCAAAGCTGCAATATCTAGATGTCAGTTGGAATTCTTTTGATTCGGATAGTTACCCAGTGAATCTTGCATGGTTGCCACGTCTCTCTTCTTTGAGCCATCTCGACATGAGCGGTGTTGATCTTAGTTTTTCCAAGGATTGGCAGATGGTGAACATGCTTCCTTCTCTTAAAGTGCTTTGCCTGAGCTCCTGTGAACTCAATCTTCCCGTATCTGCTAGCATGTCACATTCCAACCTCACACATGTCGAGATACTTGATTTGTCTTATAACAAACTCTATACTAATTCACTCAAGCACGCATGGTTTTGGAATCTCACAAGCCTTGAGGAGCTTTCTTCACTTGGAAGGGGCCATTCCTAG